CCTTTTTATATCCATTGCCTTTTTTTCGTGTtaaattatttatgtaaataatattGAATATTTTCACTTTTGTTACTTATTCAAGATGCTCTTGCTCTATTCATACGACATTGCAATAACAATAGTCTAATATATGTTGGGACCTTTTTTTCAAGTTATTTTGGGCGATAATAGAATAAATAAACTACCGTTATTGTGATACAGTGTGTTTAAGAACAAGAATATattaaataagttaaaatgtaAAAGAATATTTACGGAAACAAGATTAAatactaaaaagaaaaagaaaagtaaCGCAAAAGATCCACGATTCAACATCTGTGGCCAACACTTTATGgtcagttggcaggtatgcagtACACAAAACAAGATAGAAAAccaaagaccgagcaacacaaacaccgCCAATAACTAAACTCATGTAATGTGTCTTAATCGAGGTAGTAATCTAAGAAACCGGTATTCTGTAACGGTCAATCAACTGATGATAGCGTCCgtagaaatgtatgaaataagAGATGATTTCAGGTTCACCATTTTGGAATTcttgcacaggcacttgtctcagaattttttccccctatataccttaagaCAAGTGCcgtgaactcttggtttaatagcctCCTtctgagcagcaatcctctaccaaggaaatcatgataggaaacacaaGCACTAGAATATCGTATTATAACCggaagatacatgtatataccctGTATACTGGCTCAGTTGGAATGTTGccacatagaaatggaaagttcacaataggaTGGCTGACATAATTTCTTTTGTCgtattaaaagttttgtttttttgacCGACCCTCATCGTCAATTTTAAATGAAAGTGCAGCTATGACATAAGTATGGCGTACGGAAAGGGTCAAAAGTAAATTATTTCGCATATGCTACAGTTAATACAGCATATGCTATATAAACTACAGCTTAAGCTATAATTTATGTACCCTATGCTATAATTAATACAGCATATGCTATATTaaagagggccctcatggggtttttgattatgtgattacttggccgtttttttaatgattatttgattattaagccaaatattttatgattatttgattacctaggactgtatttttagtttatgattatttgattactaaagataagcaaatatttaatgattatgtgattatattggcaaaaaaatggtgattatgtgattactaggacccccccccccccatgaggggcctcattaaATGCAGCCTATGCATAGGCAGCTTAAGCGTCCAGTTGACGTACCATAAGGGTCAAAAGGAAATACAGATTACGCTATAAGTATTGAAACATGTACATTATTTACAGAACATTAATGACTGAGGccgatttaactgtatctgttgtacgTGTCCTTCATAGccaacaaattttgaattatttagtgagcgAATTAATTGTTGATTGGTTTATTTCGTATCAGCACAACAAGTTAGAGCACGTGGTCTATATACAGCGGAAAGCCAGTAGAGTTGTGGATACTGCCAACCGTTCTGGTCTAATTGAAAGAGACTGAGTTATGGTTTATGCTAACTTTTTCTGTCTTTCTAAGTAACGTTAGATCTAcgataaattcatttttttggacTGATTTAGACCACCGAGAGGCTTTTGTCGGAttgcttataaaaaaaaacccatgttaAACcaagttttataataatttcaacaaaaaataaaacagctaTCAGTCAATCGGCAATTCAGAAGAGATAAACAAAATGATCACTCCTTTTCAGATGACACGGATGTTTAGTAATGCCATAACTGACAACTGGGACTACTATAACTATAGTACTGAGTCTCAGCTGACAACTAGTCATTGAGGATTCCGGCTGAATATGactcagtattttttttactcttgATAACAATTTTAAAGCACGGTAGTCTCCGATTGAATATTGGATTATTCACTCTATAGTCAGAGCACGtctaatgaatataaaaatataaaaatattggaattataagaaagataaaaaaagaaaaaaaattaaaatcacaaatttatgaAACCAAAATCAATAACCGGAAATGTATTCCGGTACTgactttaaaataatatttttacttgGTCAGCGAAATGTTTTagatattgaaattttataatttttatcacGCCAATCAAAGTTTTAATTTGACATtgaagtatttgttttttttctcattttccaTTTTTCTGGGATCTAGATAGGGCTCGAAACCTATGGAGAACTACGAGAAGATGAGAGTTGTTGGTCGAGGTGCTTACGGGTAAATACTATTTATAATATGAGGCATGTGTTATGTGTAAGATCTCTAAGGccgagttcacttgaaactctCGAGTTAACTTTACTTACTCGGGTTTCAACAAAACGATTTTACTTGAACCACTCGGGTTAACCCCTCGTACCCTGGTTCCAACCCTCACCGAGCCAGGGTTTAACTCGAGAAACTCTTGAATGACGTCAAACCaatgagaatattttattttttatgcttggtcAGGGCCTTATCCTAGAGTTACTTAGAGTTGTTCCGAATATCAACTCTAGTGCGTTCACGTGATAATCTATTAACTCTGAAGTCGATTGAAGAGTTTCAAGTGAACCCGGCCGttgatttttccatattttttttaaaataatttatttgacaTTCACTATCGAAAATATTATATACGGATGAATATATACCTTCAAGATTTTCATCTCGATATATTCCAGTTTGAAATTGGCTTGTGTTGTGTagaaaataaattcatttttgaaTACTGTTGAGTGTTCCAGGGTTTGCCACAGTCATGACAGTGTGTAAATCAAGGGTGGGGGAGAGAATTCCAACATTTACAACAATattccacaggcacttgtttctatccatgagAAGGTTGACAATACATATTATAGTCGACATTCTCATCATTTGACCATGGAttgaaacaagtgcctgtgaaaaaTTCTGAGAGGTTGGCAAAATCACTGGATTGAGTCGTTTTCATTTTCTTCCATCCTTGgtcttaaatttgttattttacatgtttaaactTTTGAATAATAAATTAGAAAATCCTGTTAATGTCAAATAATTGAcgatttttatgatttttgacaCATCATATCTACCATCATGTGCATGTATGctagtctgagattactctgacgtccaacggctgttttgccagacaagctggggtagtgggtcccacggccccagcttgtctggcaagttgacacagccgttggacgtcagagtaatcttggaCTACATGTATGCATGCTGTCAATTTCAATACCTAATAATCGAAAATCTAAATCAGTTatctcaatttttatttttattttcttgtgtacatTTACCAATAGAGTTCatatctgtaataaaaaaaactgtagaGTTGCTTATTAGAGACAATCTTAATCATCGTTAATCttgatacaaaatgtatttatttaaaaaaaaaaaaaaagaattaagatGTGGCAccttatgattgccaatgaaacaactgtctacaatagaccaaatgacacagaaattaaaatttatagGTCACCATGCAccctttcaacaatgagcaaaccagatactgcatagtcagatataaaagccccaaaatgacaattgtatgtgtaaaacaattcaaacgaaaaaaatgaacagctttatttatgtacaaaataataaacaataaaacaaatatgtaacacagcaacaaacaaacactgaattccaggcttctgacttggtacaggtaccTTTTTCGATCAGTGGCtattttattcatacatttcACTTTTTTTCTGCTTTATCACAATTTATTCCTCTTGTCTTATTAATACAGAACTGTTCACCTGTGCAGGAGACTAGCAGATAAAAAGTTAGTAATTATTAAGCAGATTCCTGTTGAACAAATGACCAAAGAAGAGAGACAGGCAGCATTAAACGAAAGCAAAGTTCTGTCCATGTTGTCACAtccaaatattataaaatattttgaaaacttctTAGAAGATAAAGCCTTAATGATAGTAATGGAATATGCTCAAGGTAATTACTGTGAAAATTGGGGCCTCTGTGGCTGAATGGTCTGAGTAGTTCTTCTATTGACTTCGTGATCACAAATCATTATTTTGCATTAACATAGTCAATTAATGTGAAATGATCTTTGATTTACTATGTGTAGGGATGTAAAATTTGTATGGagcaaaacattttataaaatgtgagtctgaaattaaatgataaatgcTAGGTATAATTTTCTAGTTTTATAAAGTGGAACGTTGTTAATTTTGAAGTTACATAAAGTAGTTTCATAGGGCACAACTTCtgatttctttaaaacaaaatctatagTCTTTGCTGTATCAGCAATGATCagaaagtaaaaacatttttttttttcaacaattgttACTGAGCATGCTGAGTAAAAAAGTTATAactaaaatgttttttgttgaaAAAGGTGGTACACTGATGGATGTTTTACAGCAAAGAAATGGTATTCTTTTAGAAGAAGAGGTAACtctacaaaaatattaaatttagtcATTTTATTTTGAGAAATATTGATGAATAAAATGTCACTTGAATATACATTGTAACTTGAAGATAGATTTATACCAATTTTATAATTACATGAATTATATGTTGAAATTCATTCACACTAACTAAATGGGAATTTGTAACTGGTAAAACATTAAgctcatacatcatgtacatgtacacatgtatgtGAAAGTGAAAGTTTATCAAGGACAGTGAAGAAACAAGCAAATAAGGAAgatgaaaaatgaaacaaattttatAGGAAAATTATAATTCAATAGTTGAATAAACTAGAAACACTCACCACTTCCAAAAAAGAATGTACActcaaacaatttaccaaaagtgtaattttcaactttctttatcgtttaaaaaaaatattgtctaaAATTGGTTATAAATGTGTTGtattataaccaaataaaaatcaattaattgTATAgtattcttatatattttatcaaatttattgttAATGTTGTCTTTTTCTCCAAATTAAAGTTGAAACTGTATAGTATTCATAATAAAACTACACTTCTgtagtaaaaaaattatatatacattataatgATTAGACAATGTCAGACAATAAGTTCATGAAATGCTTGGAGATAACAACATATCAAAGAAACTTTGATTGATATAATTGTAATTCTGTATATCTAcagtttttgttgagccttcgaattttgtcaaaaaagcaagacatagcaatcctacattctgtcAGCAGCAGCATCcaaaaatattcactctgtggtttaaagtttcgaaattttaataactttctgcAACTATCCTGGATATCAACCACACTTGGACAgtagcttgtttatgatcataagatagtatccagaagtaaattttgtcaaaaaaaataatcctgtttttctgtattttacttataaatgggaCTTACGGCTATTCCAGGAAAAAATgtgatggggggggggggggggggggggggggggggggttggaaggcacattgtattaataatacatgggtgatgagaatcagagcaacttttcacactataatgcactataattctcaattacaattgtctgggtgggcggggtgctgacaaaaactgccttccaacccgccacccccccccccccccccccccccccctacatttttttctggaatagcccttagtttttctgccaggaaacataacacataacattcactctgtggttaaagtttttaaaattttaataactctcttaaactatcctggatttgtaccaaacttacaCAGAACATAGTTTATGATCAAGAGCAAGTATctataaggaaattttgttaaaattttatatctgtttttccctattttacttataaatggacttagttttcttccagttaacattacatacagtctgcagttaaagttttttaaacatctattatattcataaactatcctCGATTTGTACCAAACTTCCACAGCAGctttttacaatcaaaagatagtatctataggaatgattttattttttttttttcctcgtttttgttgagcctgcgattaacagcaaaagtaggtgagACGTTGGGTTCCGTGGAACACTTACacactttttacattttattgtgtaaattGGTTATTACATTATTTGCAGAATACTTTGAAACATTTAAACTGTGATTGATGTATgctgtttttattttacaaaaacattttttttttaggaaattttgaaatactttgCACAGATGTTGCTTTCTTTGCAACATGTACACTCCAAACAGATCTTGCATAGAGACTTGAAAACACAGAATATATTACTTGACAAAAGAAAAGAAGTAGTAAAAATTGGAGATTTTGGCATATCTAAAGTTTTAAGCAGTAAAAGTAAAGCTTACACTGTAAGTTTATATAATGTGAAGTTCTTAACAAATAGTAAAATTAAGcatttgtattatacatgtacaaatgtacattacatgtattgaaattacattacatgtattgaAATTACACACAGATTAGACAAATCTCCGTCAACAGTGTATGACAGTAATTTACACAACTTTTTTATTTGGGCAATTTAAGTGTGAAGGAATTTTATATTATGTATGATTTATTTGGATATGTAAGGATGGCCAGTTTACATTTATTTGAActgattttaaatgaattaattgATCTTTTTGTTGATTGATATGTTTGAATGTACATTAACTTACCAGATACAGTCTAATAGTaacatatattgtattatttGCTTATTTTAGGTTGTTGGAACACCATGCTATATTTCACCAGAACTTTGTGAAGGGAAACCGTATCCTTTAACAAAAATTATTTGGGATTATTCCTGAACTGATAGATTGGAATATTAGATCTCTTTTTAAATTTACATGAATTTAGGCTGATGATTTAACTGTGATTTGTCAAATGATGAGTGGCATATGTGCCACAACATACCCGTGAGTTTCTAAAGaatatcttttaatataaatctcagtttttatttaatattccTGTGACTCACAgtgagagatttttttttctattggcatttattatttgacaattctgagtatatattttaatttatttgatcctttttaggaaatttaaaaaagattcaGTTCCAAATAACAACCACCGTTGTGATTaaaatgattttaagatttaTTGCTGTATTAaagttatgaaatatatttttcaaaatttataaaaaatctggTTATCTTGTTTAATCCCATGAACTTTTATAATCATCATAAGACCTTTAAATTCTTCCTCTGTTTGTCTTTTATGGGTTTGTTAAATTATAATAATCAAATAACAGGGGTGTGTTTAATCTATTTAGTTTTTGAgatttttctatattaattttTGGCTTTATAGTGGTATAATTGTGAATGTAAAAAAATCATGATCTAACATAATgtcttacacatgttacagttaTAATACAACCTTAACATGTAAATTAAGATATAATCAAAAGAGTGATATATGGGCTCTAGGATGTGTTTTATATGAGCTAGCCAGTCTCAAAAGAGCATTTGAAGCTGCTGTATGTACTATTacactatttttattttatcaatgtgaTTGTAACAAACAATAATCAAACTTTATATCATTACATTAGCAATGTCTTGCAAAAGTCTTTTTGCAAAATGATAAAACAGTCAGAATGAAATACAGTTTTAgccaaaatatatacattttttcaattcatttaaCATTTTCACAAATTAAGAAAGATAAACACAATGAAAAATCATCTGTTTTGATGTGTGTAACTCCTAATTGATTTATTATACATTTGGTTTATTTGGGggtttattttgaatttcattgCCTTAAGTTGTCATTATGGCAAACATCTTCCTTAATTCATACACAGAATAAAGGATGTGGTGTGTTTTCAAATACACCAAACACTATTCTAAACCAATGTCTCAAGACATGGATGTGACAAAAATGTGTCTTGAGGCATATGTCAAGACACAGTTTCATATGTCTCAAGATGTCTTTAAGACATGTCTTCAAGACACAGTGTCTATAAGACGTGTCTTTAAGTCCGTCTTGAGACGCGTCTTGGAAATTTGTCTCAAGACATCTTAAGATGTCTCAAGACGATGAGGTTCATATACATACTCCGTAaatgaatatacatttatattctttTAGAATTTGCCAGCCTTGGTAATGAAGATCATGAGAGGTACATTTGCACCAATATCTGTCAATTACAGCGATGAATTAAAAAGCCTTATCCTAAGCATGCTACACTTAGATCCAAATAAAAGACCAACAATAAACCAAATAATGGCTCAGCCCATAGTTATAAATGCATTAATGTATCTGCATACAGACATGGGGAAAATAAACTGCACAAGGTTTGTTTTTTCTATTCTGTTATATTTAGCAACTTAGttatcttattttgaaaaaaatattcatgatgAAAAACAGGATTCCAGTATAAATATATGACGTTTTGAATTGTGTACAAGAACTTTATGTTATGACAAGAAGTTTTGATATTCATTGTCACTTTTttgattgaaaaaagtaaaatagaataataaatttgttttgttttagaattAATCGACCAATGCCGTCCTCCTCTCCGTTCAATAGAATGTCTATAAGAGGAAGTCATACCTCTAGGGGTAAGTTCACATTGTTTGTTTGAGAGATTGATGTTTTAATACCTGTTCTTTATGCTTTATCAACACTAATTCAATGGGCATCTGAAGGCAGCCATCATATTTGATTACGTTagaatgaaattttagaaatgatcATAATCTTCTATAAAAAAGGATTagttacaaaataataatttattttgatgagAAATGCATGATTAAAAGATTCTGTGGATATGCTAGGGGAGTGAacttttgtgaaaatatttttgagtCAGGGGGAAAGATTATTTAACCATTCTATTTATTACTTTGTCGGGTTTAATATCTAGAAAACAAGAATGGCAAAAGATTACCTTAAATAATCATGTCTAtcaaatttagaagaaaaattTTAATCTTACTTAAGCATAAAGTTCATTGTGGTATATCTATTTACCAAAGAATTGACGTGTATATGTGATTTCTGAGATTAAATATAGACTTACTTACCCATAATACCTTATATTATTTAAAGTGGTTGGGAGAGTAACAACAAAAGGAGAAAACATCTTGTATTTCTTCAAGAGTCAGAGATTTAATATGGAAGTGAGAAACTATATTGTTTTAACTACATTAATCGATCTTTCAACTACAAATTTAATAAGTATtgagtgaaatttttttttagaatctaTATCCACCAAACCAACAACattaagttcagtattttattGGGGAAGTGGTATTGGTAGACCAGTAAAGATGGGGCTACCTTCTACAGATACACAACTTATACAGGCCTCAAGTGGTAGAACTCAGAAAGCTGGAGTAACTAAAAATGGCCGACTCATTGTCTGGGAGGTTAGTACTTTTAACCCCAGAAATACTTTGAAAAGGGATAAAATTCTCTTACTTTCAGACATTTTGTACATTCTTTATCTGTTAGGTATAATGGAGAGTAACTCTGGTAAATACagtttaatttattaaatattttcatgaaaaaaaaaacaatgtttttcagaaatataaatgATCCATATTACAATGATGCAACAAAATAATGTACCTATCCCAGGCAATAATTATAACAATACATTGTAATacaaaattgattatattctgCCACGACAGTCATCTTCAGTAGCAGGAACAGAAACACTAATACCTGGTGCCACAGACATTCCTGCTCCAACATTTATACCACGTTACCTAGAGGGTCAATCAGCAGTCAACATACAGCATGTGGCATGTGGGGACTTTCATACTGCATGTCTCACTGGTAAGGACAATAATTATCATGGGAAATTAATGACATGAAATTAGCTAAACAAGTTTAGAAATAGGTTTggaaatatgttttattatgcTCCCATTATAGCATATTGGGCATTATGTTTTACAATTATCTGTATGTACTTCATGAAATTAGTTTGTATTCTCTAACTTatgtttgtctcaaccaaatgttatgaaatgtatacacaatgcttattttaaaaacacagatcaagtttgaattttgatggcTTCACTTTCACAATTCTAATTTCCTACAACAACTTTTTCTTTCTTATTGAATGCATGTTTATGATTCAGGGTACTGTGACATTTTAAAAATCCTATTTAAATATGTTGATAAAACATAGCTATATAACATTAACATGGGCTGTATGCATCAATTAATCACTACCTATGCCTTACACATATATATCTAACCTGTATTACAGATAGAGGAATATTGATGACTTTTGGTAGTGGTGCTAACGGATGTCTGGGTCACGGTAACCATAATGATGTAGCGCAGGTAAGTTTGTATGTTAaacggaaaataaaatatttattcaaattatacAGCTGTTTGTTGATATTagataaaaaggacaaagaaatagtttatacaaatgtttcaCCACAAACTGACAATGTTTCATATGTGGCATGGCAAAAAATTGTATTCTTTTGAAATCGGTGACCAgagtttttttcatcaaaattgagaataaaatatgttaaaaattagCAGTGTGTGTAAATTCTTATACAGTGTTACATGTGTTTTCGAATTGGTTAAAGTATTGATGATTTTTTCAGGCTAAAATTGTAGAAGCATTATTAGGATGTGAAGTAACACAGATTTCCTGTGGCGCTTCACATGTGATTGCAGTGACCAATGAACATGAAGTATTTTCCTGGGGTAGGGGAGATAATGGAAGACTAGGACTTGGAACTCAAGACTCACATGCCTCCCCAATGCCTGTGCCGATACCAGAACATTTCCAACCTTCTAAAGTCTGTTGTGGTGTGGATTGTTCCATGATTCTAACTCATGATAATAAATTATTGTGTTGTGGAAGTAATAGGTAAAATAATTAAGTCTCCCCTGAAAGGGACATAAGCTACTAATCAGACAAgtaattaaaatatattgttctttgtttcaacatttaaaaaacccaaaatcagaaataattttttgaaatatgcagtcatttttggtggaagaagacgtcaagtcttctgaagacctaTGGGACCGACTTTAACTCATTGAGCCTCCGTATGCCGCACTTGTTTCTGTgttttacaatttcataacaacttaagattcctgacaccgatttttacacatgattaagcatctgaatcatttaatttgtaaattaggattgaaaaacaatcactatcgtaaatatgacctttttatttatgtaaattaatagatttcatctcatccacatgaaatccatgaacgttatttgtttacttgtaaccggatgtttttactgtagatatttgtagtacgcatgcgtgaatttggtatcgggacaactcgccctgtttacaagttcgcccttgaagttacgaatttgcaatcttgcagacaagaagattttgtttttaataaataaaaaggatctatttcttattaaattggTGTCTTTATTCATAGTTTTccttgtcatgtgaattagatgcctttctacttcaaatggtttgaatctatttataaaattattcaagactcAGTTGACAAGAGCAGTACGTTACTGTTGGGAGAATTTGATTAAACTCTAAATGCtcatagaataagaaatataattgaaacttAATGAACCatcttctgaataatttattgcaatataaatataaatcccttttgacaagagaaatctgacttttgtcagaaatattttttcacatgtgcaaaggtaatcacgtgtggtggccatattggtttgtttacaaatatgtgAAGAAGCCtgtagaaccatgacctaaacataAATAGTCTCTGAAAGCGTAAACGTTatgcaatactattttatcaatcatgattattttcataaatttaaatttgattatttaaagaaattaaattataacaattacgatTTTAGATAAGAGATTCTACTCAgacatgctttgatctatttttacctgtgtgaaaatgtaaataatttgtttactaaacaagtaaagacaaactatggatggaagataataatttacataaatatttcaggacatttgattgattttaataaatataggatttaaaaactgcaagttgaaacaaatttaatcattagctacataatcagctgataatttttctcgcaaacatcgtggtgatgtaactgataaaaatcactccatcaatcctccagccctttcacatattaagcaatagatctacttattattgtagaatattcattgaatatacattcatcgtctaattgaatatatcgggtAATCGGATATTTTAGCTGACATTTTGGGTATCCGATTGTCCGGAGTCTACTGTACTACcataaacaatttattgacataatac
This genomic window from Mytilus edulis unplaced genomic scaffold, xbMytEdul2.2 SCAFFOLD_1182, whole genome shotgun sequence contains:
- the LOC139506173 gene encoding serine/threonine-protein kinase Nek8-like (The sequence of the model RefSeq protein was modified relative to this genomic sequence to represent the inferred CDS: added 508 bases not found in genome assembly); its protein translation is MENYEKMRVVGRGAYGTVHLCRRLADKKLVIIKQIPVEQMTKEERQAALNESKVLSMLSHPNIIKYFENFLEDKALMIVMEYAQGGTLMDVLQQRNGILLEEEEILKYFAQMLLSLQHVHSKQILHRDLKTQNILLDKRKEVVKIGDFGISKVLSSKSKAYTVVGTPCYISPELCEGKPYNQKSDIWALGCVLYELASLKRAFEAANLPALVMKIMRGTFAPISVNYSDELKSLILSMLHLDPNKRPTINQIMAQPIVINALMYLHTDMGKINCTRINRPMPSSSPFNRMSIRGSHTSRESISTKPTTLSSVFYWGSGIGRPVKMGLPSTDTQLIQASSGRTQKAGVTKNGRLIVWESSSVAGTETLIPGATDIPAPTFIPRYLEGQSAVNIQHVACGDFHTACLTDRGILMTFGSGANGCLGHGNHNDVAQAKIVEALLGCEVTQISCGASHVIAVTNEHEVFSWGRGDNGRLGLGTQDSHASPMPVPIPEHFQPSKVCCGVDCSMILTHDNKLLCCGSNRYNKLALDVISPDGSTMKVIEEVHSFSPVASYPLINLHVKQVAMGTSHSAAVTADGKCYMFGSNQFGQLGNSSHGNSRQPQPLRTLDSQNVTAVACGDIFTVAVVDEKDVYSWGKSSRGRLGRTEENTTEPGKIIFIGEDPFIAVDLSCSHGNTLLCTKPQQVNGGPVD